TCCTACGCATTTAGACGAAGAACAAAGCTGGCAAAGTGCGCTGCAATTATTGAGTAGCCAAGTAAATACCACTAACAACGACATTATTCACCGTGGTGGTGTGGTATCACTAGTAGGCCCAACAGGTGTTGGTAAAACAACAACTTTGGCTAAACTGGCTGCACGTTTTGCACAAGTTCATGGCGCAGATAGCATTTTGCTAATCTCTACAGATACTTACCGTATCGGCGGTTTCGAGCAACTTGAAACTTACGGCAAAATTATCGGCTGTCCTGTGAAGCTGGCGAAAGACAGTGATGCACTTGAACAGTTAATTCAGCAGTACAGCAGCAAGAAGTTAATTTTGATCGATACTGCAGGTATGGGACAACGTGACATGCGCTTAGCTGAGAACTTATCTGGCTTAGTAGCTAACTCGCGTATTCGCATCAGAAACTACTTAGTATTGGCGGCTAATACGCAACAAGCCGTAATGCAAGAAAACGTTGAACGCTTTAAGAAAATTCCACTATGTGGCTGCATTTTCACTAAGCTAGATGAAAGCCTAAGTATGGGTGAAATCTTATCAACTGCGATTCAAAACGGTTTACCAATTGGTTATCTAACAGACGGTCAGCGTGTTCCAGAAGATATTAAAGTTGCAAATGCTGAAAAATTAGTTAGTCTTGCAGAGAAATTAGCAAACAAATCAGCGGTAAGATTCAATTTTAGCGCTAATAGACAACCAATGGCCTCAGCTGCCTTTGGTTAACCTTTGAGACGTAGTAGATGATTGACCAAGCAAGCGGCTTACGAAAAATGCAAGATTTAAGACAAATCAAAGTTATCGCAGTTTCCGGAGGCAAGGGAGGTGTAGGTAAAACTAACGTTTCACTCAATACCGCTATATCACTGGCTAAACAAGGTAAAAAGGTACTGGTACTCGATGCTGACTTAGGCTTGGCAAACGTCGATGTGATGCTTGGCCTGCGCGTTCAGAAAAACATTGCTCATGTACTCAGTGGTGACTGCGAACTTGATGACATCATTATTGAAGGTCCTGCTGGCATTAAGATCATTCCAGCGACATCTGGCACGCAATCCATGGTGGACTTAACACCGTCAGAGCATGCCGGCCTGATTCGCGCCTTCAGCGATATGCAAACTGAATTTGATGTTCTAATTGTTGATACCGCAGCGGGTATCTCAGACATGGTGTTAAGCTTTGCCCGCGCTGCTCAAGATGTGATGTTAGTGGTAACAGATGAACCTACTTCAATCACTGATTGTTATGCGTTGATGAAATTATTAAGCCGCGACCACGGTGTATTTAAATTTAAAGTGGTTGCTAACATGGTACGTAGCCCAAAAGAAGGGCAGCAGTTATTTGCTAAACTGACTAAAGTAACGGATCGTTTTCTGGATGTAGCGATTGAGTTGGTTGCTGTAGTGCCATTTGATGAAAATATTCGAAAATCGGTGCGCAAGCAAAAAGCTATCGTTGATGCTTTTCCAGATTCGGCAGCGTCAAAAGCGTTTAGCGAATTGGCAAGTAAAATCAACAGTTGGCCTATTCCCAATCGACCTTCAGGTCATTTAGAGTTCTTTATCGAACAATTGCTTGAGCAATAACGCCTCATAGGGAGTTATAGTGGTTAAAGCTAATGCTTACACTAGCTATCTTGATAAATCGGCACTAATCGAACAGCACACGGTATTAGTTAAACGTATTGCGTATCATTTGTTGGCCAGATTACCAGCAAGTGTTATTGCTGACGATCTAATTCAATCTGGCATGATTGGGCTATTGGAAGCTGCGAGCAACTTTGACGGTAGCAAAGGCGCTAGTTTTGAAACCTTTGCTGGCATTCGAATTCGCGGCGCTATGCTCGATGAAATTCGCAAAGGGGATTGGACTCCTCGTTCTGTTCACAAGAATAGCCGAATGATCAGCGATGCTATCAAAGCATTGGAAGGTGAACTTGGTCGCGATGTAACAGACTCGGAAGTTGCTGATAAGCTTGATATCTCCCTGAATGAATACCATCATATTCTTAATGAAGTAAGCACTGGAAAAATCATTGGCATCGAAGATTTAGGGGTGACTGATGATGTGCTTAGTTTTGATGAAGAATTTCAAGAAGATGATCCATATCATACAATTGAACATGTAACCTTTAAAAAAACGTTAACAGAATGTATTTCGACTTTACCTGAGCGTGAAGCTTTAGTACTGTCGCTCTATTACGACGAAGAGCTCAATTTAAAAGAAATTGGACAAGTTCTTGACGTTAGTGAGTCAAGAGTGAGCCAAATTCATAGTCAAGCAATGCATCGATTAAAAGCACGTATGCAATCTTGGCAAAGTTAAGTAGAATATATAGAAATTTATTGATTTATTTCACCGGAGGGTGCCTTGGATAAAAATATGAAAGTACTTGTTGTTGATGATTTCTCGACAATGAGAAGAATTGTTAAGAACTTATTACGCGATTTAGGCTTTACTAATATTCAAGAAGCGGATGATGGCAGCACAGCGTTGCCGATGTTACAAGGCGGTGACTTTGACTTTGTAGTGACCGACTGGAACATGCCGGGTATGCAAGGTATCGATCTTTTGAAAGCAATTCGCGCTGATGAGAAGTTAGCACACATTCCGGTGCTTCTGATCACTGCAGAAGCGAAGAAAGAGCAAATTGTGATGGCGGCGCAAGCGGGTGTAAACGGTTACATTGTTAAACCTTTCACTGCTGCAACCCTTAAGGAAAAACTAGACAAGATTTTTGAACGTTTAGGATAAACGCGCTAAACGCGAGGAAATTTCATGAGTAAATTGTCTAGTGCAAAGATTACTTTAGAACAAGCCAAGTCATTAGTTGAATTTATCGAGAATGGTCAGCAAGAAAAAGCTGACCAATTACTTGCTGATATTCAAAACCCAATTAATTCAGAGTTATTTGCAGAGATAGGTAAGTTGACCCGTCAATT
The nucleotide sequence above comes from Thalassotalea euphylliae. Encoded proteins:
- a CDS encoding MinD/ParA family protein, whose translation is MIDQASGLRKMQDLRQIKVIAVSGGKGGVGKTNVSLNTAISLAKQGKKVLVLDADLGLANVDVMLGLRVQKNIAHVLSGDCELDDIIIEGPAGIKIIPATSGTQSMVDLTPSEHAGLIRAFSDMQTEFDVLIVDTAAGISDMVLSFARAAQDVMLVVTDEPTSITDCYALMKLLSRDHGVFKFKVVANMVRSPKEGQQLFAKLTKVTDRFLDVAIELVAVVPFDENIRKSVRKQKAIVDAFPDSAASKAFSELASKINSWPIPNRPSGHLEFFIEQLLEQ
- a CDS encoding RNA polymerase sigma factor FliA, which gives rise to MVKANAYTSYLDKSALIEQHTVLVKRIAYHLLARLPASVIADDLIQSGMIGLLEAASNFDGSKGASFETFAGIRIRGAMLDEIRKGDWTPRSVHKNSRMISDAIKALEGELGRDVTDSEVADKLDISLNEYHHILNEVSTGKIIGIEDLGVTDDVLSFDEEFQEDDPYHTIEHVTFKKTLTECISTLPEREALVLSLYYDEELNLKEIGQVLDVSESRVSQIHSQAMHRLKARMQSWQS
- the cheY gene encoding chemotaxis response regulator CheY, with amino-acid sequence MDKNMKVLVVDDFSTMRRIVKNLLRDLGFTNIQEADDGSTALPMLQGGDFDFVVTDWNMPGMQGIDLLKAIRADEKLAHIPVLLITAEAKKEQIVMAAQAGVNGYIVKPFTAATLKEKLDKIFERLG